Proteins encoded within one genomic window of bacterium:
- a CDS encoding nucleotidyltransferase domain-containing protein, with amino-acid sequence MRLNKREQLALKRFRMAIEEALVGNLVEVKLFGSRARGDAWKDSDIDVLVIISSGNWHICDVVYGIATDILLETEVCISPKVINRKEYNHLYNMGAPFIKNIIREGITV; translated from the coding sequence ATGAGACTAAATAAAAGGGAGCAACTGGCACTGAAAAGATTTAGAATGGCGATTGAAGAAGCATTAGTAGGTAATCTTGTAGAAGTGAAGTTGTTTGGCTCCAGAGCTCGTGGAGACGCTTGGAAAGATTCAGATATAGATGTGTTAGTAATTATATCAAGCGGTAACTGGCATATCTGTGATGTGGTTTATGGTATAGCTACTGATATACTTCTTGAAACTGAAGTTTGTATATCTCCGAAAGTCATCAACAGAAAGGAGTATAATCATCTTTATAATATGGGGGCTCCTTTTATAAAAAATATTATCCGAGAAGGAATTACGGTATGA
- the hemL gene encoding glutamate-1-semialdehyde 2,1-aminomutase: MGAESERLFELAKRYIPGGVNSPVRAFGAVGGNPIFIKKGIGSKVIDADEAEYIDYVSSWGPLILGHAHPEVTAAVTKAAGLGTAFGAPTEAEVELARLITEAFPSIDLIRMVNSGTEAVMSAIRLARAYTQRNRIIKFEGCYHGHSDSLLVKAGSGAATFGLPDSPGVPLSLTQYTYNLPYNNLKVVKEVIEREHSDMAAVIVEPVAGNMGVIPPMAGFLEGLRELTARHGIILIFDEIITGFRVNYGGVQTLFDIKPDMTCLGKIIGGGFPVGAYGGRREIMEMIAPSGPVYQAGTLSGNPVAMAAGLATLRILSDKEIYNRLEKTTTLLTQGLLKNIKKLRVPAVINQIGSMFSLFFTAGRVRDYASAKTSDTERYARYFRQMLKEGIYLPPSQFEAVFVSAAHTEADIERTIKAGFASLSGVLRDLGG, translated from the coding sequence ATGGGGGCAGAATCAGAAAGGCTTTTTGAGTTAGCTAAGAGATATATCCCAGGTGGGGTAAATTCTCCGGTCAGGGCCTTTGGTGCGGTGGGCGGGAATCCTATCTTTATCAAGAAGGGGATCGGCAGCAAGGTCATAGATGCGGATGAGGCGGAGTATATCGATTATGTCTCTTCCTGGGGACCTCTTATTCTGGGGCATGCCCACCCTGAAGTGACCGCGGCGGTGACGAAGGCAGCCGGTCTGGGCACCGCTTTTGGCGCCCCAACCGAGGCAGAGGTAGAACTGGCTCGCCTTATCACGGAGGCCTTCCCCTCCATTGACCTGATTAGGATGGTCAATTCGGGAACCGAAGCCGTGATGTCTGCCATCCGTTTAGCCAGGGCATATACCCAACGAAACCGGATTATTAAATTTGAAGGGTGTTATCACGGCCATTCCGACAGTCTCTTAGTCAAGGCCGGCTCAGGCGCAGCTACCTTTGGGCTGCCTGATAGCCCGGGGGTGCCGCTTAGTTTGACTCAATATACCTATAACCTCCCTTATAATAACCTTAAAGTGGTAAAAGAAGTCATTGAGAGAGAGCATTCTGATATGGCCGCGGTTATCGTAGAGCCGGTCGCCGGGAATATGGGGGTTATTCCACCTATGGCCGGTTTCCTGGAAGGGCTAAGGGAATTGACCGCCAGACACGGTATTATCTTGATCTTCGATGAAATCATTACCGGCTTCAGGGTAAATTATGGTGGAGTTCAGACATTATTCGATATAAAGCCGGACATGACCTGTCTGGGTAAGATCATTGGCGGGGGTTTTCCGGTGGGGGCTTATGGCGGCCGGCGGGAGATAATGGAGATGATTGCCCCTTCCGGGCCGGTTTATCAAGCCGGCACCCTATCCGGCAATCCGGTAGCTATGGCCGCTGGCTTAGCTACTTTGAGAATTTTATCTGATAAAGAAATATATAATAGACTTGAAAAAACGACCACTCTTCTAACCCAAGGATTACTCAAGAATATTAAAAAACTAAGGGTCCCTGCCGTCATTAATCAAATCGGTTCAATGTTCTCCCTCTTTTTTACGGCCGGCAGAGTAAGGGATTATGCCTCCGCTAAAACATCCGATACTGAAAGATACGCCCGTTATTTCCGGCAGATGCTTAAAGAGGGGATATATCTTCCGCCTTCCCAATTTGAAGCGGTCTTTGTCTCCGCCGCCCATACTGAAGCCGATATCGAGAGAACTATTAAGGCCGGCTTTGCTTCTCTTTCAGGGGTCTTAAGGGATTTGGGAGGATAG